Sequence from the Mycobacterium florentinum genome:
TTGTCAGATTCATCCTGGCGAGCGGAGATAGGGACTTGAAATAGCCCGCAATCATCTTCCCGGTAAAAGGAGCCACCAGGCCCCCAATGTCGCCCGCGGTATTGGTCGCCGTCGCCGCATAACCTTCTGCGCCCGGTTCGGATCCGCTCCAACCGCTGAAATCGAGGCCCAGGCCCGTGCCTTGTTGACCCAGGGCGGCCAGGCTGGCAAGGACCTTCGCGGCAGCAGCAAATACAGACATCGGAGATTCCCTTCACGCGTTCAGATTGTGTGCACGATGGGCCAGGTCATCGTGTCGCACGCTCAGCGTAACCCCGCCCTCAGTGTGGTTACGGCACCAATTTTTCGGCGCATCAATTGCAACTGAAAATCAGATTCACTTAAAAAAACTTCCGTTAAATACCTGCGCTCGGAACGGAAAAGTCACTCTAAACTTGAGGAAATCTGGACCGAAAACGTGACCAGTTGAACCCCGCATCAATGCTGCTGCCCGACAAGGAAGGACGCCAGTGATGACCGCCCAAATGCACCCCCAGGTCGCCGAGGCGCTGCGCCAAGCACAACAGTTTCAGTCGGTCCTCGACGACCATCTGCATCGCACGGACACCGGTACCTTCACGGCCGCCGACGAAACCGAAACCGTCACAGTCACCCTGAACGGCCAGCTGGTGTTGACCGACCTCACCATCGAACCGGGCCTGCTCAGGCTGGGCGCCGAGACCGTCGAGGAGCGCATTAACGGCGCGCTGCAGAAAGCAGCCGCCGCGGCGACCGCGACCAACGAGGCCGAGGAAGAGCGCCTGGTCACGTCGCTCGCCGAAATCACCGGCTCGCTGAGCAGCATCCTCGGCGTGACCTAAACGGACACCGGAAAGTACTGCAGCAGTTTTCATTTCGTTGAGACAGGTCAGACTTCGATGACGGTCGGCACGATCATGGGGTGCCGGCGATAGGTTTCGCCCACCCATTTGCCGACGGTGCGCCGCACGCCCTGAGCGATCCGGTTCGGGTCGGTCACGTTGTTGGCGACCAGCGCTTCCAGCTCTTCTTCGACCTTGCGCACCACGGGCTCGAGCGCCTTGGGGTCCTCGGAGAATCCGCGCGAATACAGATGCGGCGTCGCCGCCGGGCGCCCGGTGCCGCGGGTGACCACCACAGTCACCGCGACGAACCCCTCCGACAGAATGAGCCGCTCCCCCAGCGTGATGTCGCCGACATCGCCGGTGACCAGCCCGTCTACGAACATCATGCCGACCGGCACCGCCCCTGCGATCGACGCCCTGCCCCCGACCAGATCGACGCTGACACCGTTCTCGGCCAACAGAATTGACTCCTCCGGCACCCCGGTGGTAGCGGCCAGCTTGGCGTTGGCACGCAGCATGCGCCAGGTGCCGTGCACCGGCATCACATTGCGGGGCCGCACCCCGTTGTACAGGAAGAGCAGCTCGCCGGCGTAGGCGTGGCCCGAAACATGCACCCGGGCTTGGGCATTGGTGACCACTCGGGCGCCGATCTTGGACAGCGCATCGATGACGCCGTAGACGGCCTCCTCGTTGCCGGGGATCAGCGACGACGACAGCACGACCAGATCCCCCGCGGTCAGCGTGATACTGCGATGCTCGCCGCGCGACATCCGGGACAGGGCCGCCATCGGCTCGCCCTGAGTACCGGTGGTGACCAGCACCACCCGCTCGGGCGCCATCATCTCGGCCGCCCCGATGTCGATCAGGTCGGAATCGTTGACTCGCAGGAATCCCAGGTCCCGGGCGATGCTCATGTTGCGCACCATGGACCGCCCGACGAACGCCACCCGTCGGCCCAAAGCCACTGCGGCATCGATGATTTGCTGCACCCGGTCGACGTTGGACGCGAAGCAGGCCACGATCACGCGGCCTTCGGCGCCGCGGATCAGCCGGTGCAGGGTCGGGCCCACCTCGCTTTCGGACGGCCCGACACCGGGATGCTCGGAATTGGTCGAGTCGCACAAGAACAGATCCACCCCGGCGTCGCCGAGCCGCGACATGCCGGGCAGATCGGTGGGCCGGCCGTCCAACGGGGTTTGGTCGAGCTTGATGTCACCGGTGTGCAATACCGTTCCCGCGCCGGTGTACACCGCGATGGCCAAGGCATCCGGGATGGAGTGGTTCACCGCGAAGTATTCGCAGTCGAATACGCCGTGATGGCTGCTCTGTCCCTCTTTGACTTCGACGAACACCGGCTTGATGCGGTGCTCGCGGCACTTGGCCGCGACCATCGCCAGGGTGAACTTGGAGCCGACGACCGGGATGTCGGGCCGCAGCTTGAGCAGGAATGGGATCGCCCCGATGTGGTCCTCGTGCGCATGCGTCAGGGCCAGCGCCTCGATGTCGTCGAGCCGGTCTTCGATGTGGCGCAGGTCGGGCAGGATCAGGTCGACGCCGGGCTCGTCGTGCGTGGGAAACATCACGCCGCAGTCGATGATCAGCAACCGGCCCAAGTGCTCGAAAACCGTCATGTTGCGGCCGATTTCGCTGATGCCACCGAGCGCAGTGACCCGCAACCCACCTGCGGTCAACGGACCTGGCGGGCTGAGGTCTTCGTTCACCTGTCGATCACCTGAGTACCGAGGCCGCACGCATGTCGGCGATCAGCGCGTCGATCTGCTCCGGCGTCGCCGGCACCTGCGGCAGCCTGGGATCGCCGACGTCGATGCCCTGCAGGCGCAGACCCGCCTTGGACAGTGTCACCCCGCCCAGGCGACTCATCGCGTTGCACAGCGGGGCGAGCGACACGTTGATCTTGCGGGCGGTCGCGACATCACCGGAGTTGAACGCGGACAACAACTCCCGCAGCTGGCCGGCGGCCAGGTGCGAAATCACACTGATGAAGCCGATCCCGCCCATCGCCAGCCAGGGCAGGTTGAGCGCGTCGTCTCCGGAGTAGTAGGCCAATCCGGTCTCGGCGATGATCTGGCCGCCACTGTGCAGGTCGGCCTTGGCGTCCTTGATCCCGACGATGTTCGGGTGCGCCGCCAGCGCGCGGATGGTGTCCGGCTCGATGGGCACCACCGAGCGCGGCGGGATGTCGTAGAGCAGCACCGGCAGCTCGGTCGCGTCGGCGACGGCGGTGAAATGTGCGATCAGCCCGCGCTGCGGTGGCCGCGAGTAGTACGGCGTGACCACGAGCAGCCCGTGCGCACCTTCGGCCGCGCAGGCCTTGGCCAGCTTGATGCTGTGCGCGGTGTCGTAGGTGCCCGCGCCGGCGATGACGCGGGCCCGGTCGCCCACGGCCTCCAGCACCACGCGCAGCAGCTCGAGCTTCTCGTCATCGGTGGTGGTCGGCGACTCGCCGGTGGTTCCCGAGACGACCAGGCCGTCGCAGCCGGCGTCGACCAGGTGATTTGCCACACGGACCGCGGCGGCGGTGTCAAGCGAGCCGTCGGCGGCGAACGGTGTCACCATTGCGGTCAGCAAGGTTCCCAGACGCGCGCGGGCATCGAATCCGACGGAACTCACGCACCCAGATTACCTGGCGGTGCCAAACCGATTTCGCCGCCGCGCGGCTCAGGACCGCGGTGCGCGGGCCCTCGATTGTGCGCTGAGGGTTTCGTCTGTGCGGTTAGGGTGGCGACACGCCGGGCGGGGCCACCCGGGACGCACACGCGACGCCGAGCTTGCACACTCGAATTCGCGCCGCCCGGCTCAGGCTTCGGTGGCTAACGGACTGGTCGCGACCTCGGTCCCGTCGGCAAGAGCGGCGATCTCGAAATCGGCGAAAACCGCCGGTGCCACCGCGCCGAGCTGGCGCAGGCATTCGATGGCCAGGCGCCGGATTTCCACATCGGCGTGCTCGCTGGCGCGCATCGCGATGAAGTGCCGCCACGCCCGATAGTTCCCGGTCACGACGATGCGGGTTTCGGTGGCGTTCGGCAGCACCGCGCGGGCCGCCTGCCGGGCTTGCTTGCGGCGCAGCACGGCGTTGGGCTGATCGGCGAACTTGGCTTCGAGCTTGGCCAGCAGTTCGGTATAGGTGGCGCGGCTGGCGTCGGCGGCCGCGGCCAGGATCTGTTCCAGTTCTGGGTCGTCCTCCAAGCCGGGCGGCACGACGATCTGCGAGTCCACCTCCGGCACGTAGCGCTGCGAGAGCTGCGAATAGGAGAAATGCCGGTGCCGGATCAGTTCGTGGGTCAACGACCGCGAAATGCCGGTGATGTAGAACGAGACGTTCGCGTGCTCGAGCACCGAGAAGTGGCCGACGTCGATGATGTGTTTGATGTAGCCGGCATTGGTCGCGGTCTTGGGGTTGGGTTTCGCCCAGCTCTGATAGCAGGCGCGGCCGGCGAACTCGACCAGTGCGGGCCCGCCGTCGGCATCGGTGCTCCACGGCACGTCCGGCGGCGCCAAGAACTCGGTCTTGGCGATCAGTTGTACGCGCAGCGGCGCGGTCTCGGCCACGGCGCTTACCTTAGCCGGGCCTGGCCCGACATCAGCAACGGCAGCAGGGCATCGCGGAAACCCGACAGCCGCAGGGATTCGCTGCGCCGCGCGTGACACAGCTCACCCAGACCGGTGATCGTCTGCGCCGCATCGGCGGTCAGGCACCGGACGTCGCGCACCGCAACATCCATCAGGTCTTGCGGCGCTACGCGTTGGCGGCTGGTCGACGTTCCGCCGACCTGCTGCCGCAGTCGCTGCGAGACATCGGGTTGCCGCAGCGCGGCCCACAGCGCCGAGGTGCCCACACCATTGGGTTTGAGCGCCACGAATTCCGTACTCGCCACTGCCATTTCGGAAGGCAGTTGCACCACATTCCAGATGCGCGGAATCCGCGGGTTCATCTTGGCGAACAGCACGCACGGCTCGGATAGCACGAGCTTGCCGCTTTTCACGGATGCGCCCTCGACGCGCTGCGGTGTGGCGCCGTCGTCGAATGCCGGAAGACTGAAATGCGCGACGACGTCGTCGAATTGCCGCGGACCGCGTGTCACCATGCAGCGTTGCGCCAGGATCGACAGCGGCACCCGGTCCGAAACCGGTTCGACGAGAGCGAGCATCAGCCGCTCGGCGGCCTCGATCACGCGTTCGTTCGCGGCGACCTTGTCGTCGAAGGCGCCGAGCAGGGCGGCGATCCGCTGCCGCTGACGGCCCGGGACCGTCGGCACCGAAACATCGCGCAGAATCGCCTGATTGAGCAGCGGCTGCCCCGATCCGGCCCGGTGATCGCCCAGCCGGCAGGTTTGCAGCGCGTAATACCAATAGCGGGTCTCCGCGGGCTCCTTGGCGCGGCACACCAGCGCGTTGTCGGTGACCCACACATCGGAATCGCAGTAACGCACGCTACCGCAATAAGATCCGACGCGACCGAGGACGATCAGTGGGCCGCTCGCATTCGATTGTGCCGCATAACCGATCGCGCCGTTGGCACCGTACACGGGAAATCGCCCATCGGGCACCCGCGCCGGCGAGCCGCTTCCGGTGCGGAAGTCGAGATACTCGCCGAGCGTTGCCTTCAGCACAGCCGACGCACCTGCTCTCGCACCACCGTCTCCATTCGCGCCGACTCATCCAGCGCCGCCATAAGCTCCCGGGTCAGCCGCGCGATCTTCTCGTCGGCCGGCTCCGCATCCTCGCCCGGCGCCGGGGTACCAACATAGCGACCCGGTGTGAGTAGATAACCCGCGGCGGTGATCTCGTCGAGCGACACGGACCTGCAGAATCCCGGAATATCCTGGTAGCCAATGCCCTTCGCGATGGCCGACTCCGACCCGCACCAACCGTGATAGGTGTCGCCGATGCGGACGACGTCCTCGTCGCTGAGTACGCGTTCGGCGCGATCGACGAGATGGCCGAGGCCGCGGGCGTCGACGAACAGGACCTGCCCGGACCGATCGCCTTTGTCGGTCGCGAAGAACCACAGGCACACGGGTATTCCGGTGCTGCGGAACAACTGCGCGGGCAGCGCGACCATGCAGGACACCAGGTCCGCGTCGACGATCCGCGCGCGAATGTCGGCCTCCCCGAGTGTGTTCGACGACATCGAGCCGTTGGCCATCACCACGCCCGCCTTGCCGCCCGGTGCCAGCTTCGCCAGGATGTGCTGTATCCAGGCGTAGTTGGCGTTGCCGGCGGCGGGCACACCGAAGCGCCACCGCGGGTCGTGTTCATCGCGGGCCCAATCCTTGATGTTGAACGGCGGATTGGCCATCACGTAATCCATCGCAACGCCGGCGTGCAGGTCGTCGACGAACGTGTCGCCCCGGGCCAGGCCCGCGTTGTCGATCCCGTGGATGGCGAGGTTCAGCTTCGCCATTCGCCAGGTCTGTTCGACGCCCTCCTGACCGTAGATGCGGACATCCTTCGGGTCGCCATCGTGGGCGGCGATGAAATTCTCGGTCTGCACGAACATCCCGCCCGAGCCGCAGCACGGGTCGTACACCCGTCCGCCCGCCGGTTCCAGAACCTCCACGATCAATCGCACGATGCTCGGCGGTGTGAAGAACTCCCCGCCCCGTTTCCCTTCCGCGCGAGCGAAATTGCCGAGGAAGTACTCGTAGACCTGGCCCATCAGGTCGCGGGGGCGCTCTTGCGGGCGCAATGTCACGCCGTCGAGCAGGTGCACCAGTTCACCGAGCCGGCGCTGGTCGAGGTTTTCGTAGATCAGCGGCAGCGTTCCGGCCAAGGCCGGGTTCGCGGCCATCACGGCGTCCATCGCCTCGTTTACGAGCCGACCGATGTTGGCGGTTTTTGCGTTGTCCGCCAACATGTTCCAGCGCGACGCGGAGGCGTAGTTGAGGAACACCAGCCCGAGGATCACCTCCTTGTACTGACTCGCGGACTCCGAACCGCGTAGTTTCTCGGCCGCCTTCCACAGCGTGGCCTTGAGTTCCTTGTCGGTCGCCATCAGCTGACCCGCTTGGCGGCGGTGCGCAACTCGGCGGCCAGATCGCCGCGGCCCGAAACGGTAAATCCGCCCAGCCCAAGCCAGGACGCCATCGACTCCAGCTCGCCGGCCAGCGCGGCGGCCACCCGGGAGCGCGGCACTCGGTCGTCCTCGCCGGCCTCGCCGAACGCGCCCACCACCCGCAGCGTGCCGGCGGTGCGGTCGGCCTTGAGGTCGACCCGGGCCATCAGCTGACCGTCCACCAGCAGCGGCCACACGTAATAGCCGTACCGGCGCTTGGCGGCCGGGGTGTAGATCTCGATGCGGTAGTGGAAATTGAACAGCCGCTCGACCCGGGGCCGGAAGAAGATCAACGGGTCGAACGGACACAGCAGCGCGGTGCCGCGATCCACGCGCGGCACCGTTCGGCCGGCGCGCAGATACGCGGGCGCGGGCCAGCCGTCGACCTGGACCCGCTCGATCTCGCCGGCGGCGACCAGCTCGGCGATGGCGGGTTTGACCTGCTGCGCGGTCAGCCGGAAGTAGTCGCGGATGTCGGCCTCGGTGGCCACACCCAGGGCGGTGGCCGCGCGCAGACTGAGCTCGCGGATGGCGTCGGCGTCGTCGACCTCGCGGGCCAGCACATCGGCCGGTAGCACCCGTTCCACCAGGTCGTAGTGGCGGGCGAACCCGACCCGGGTGGCGGTGGTGAGCACCCCGGAGGCGAACAGCGCCTCCGCGACCCACTTGGTGTCGCTGCGACTGCCCCACCAGCTCCCCCTGGGTCCGGGCGTTTCGGCCTCGAGATGGGCCTCGATCTGTCCGGCGGTGCTGGGCCCGAGTTCGCCGACGGCGTCGACGATCTTGTCGGCGAGCTGCGGATTGGCCTTGACGATGTGGGTGCCCCATCGGCCGTGCCGGTAACCGCGCATCCGCCAGCGCAACAGCGGCCAGTCGTCGACGGCCATCAACGCGGCCTCGTGCGCCCAGTACTCGGCCAGCAGCCGCGACGAACGGGGTCCCCAGGCGGCCCGGTCCAGCACGTCGCGGTCGTAGGGGCCGAGCCGGCTGAACACCGGCGCGTAGTGGGCACGCACCGCAACGGAAACTGAATCCAGTTGCAGCACTTGAATTCTCGAGATCAGGCGGCGCAGGTGTGCGCGGGTGATCTCGCCGCCGGGTCGCGGCTCGGTAAACCCTTGGGCCGCAACGGCTATCCGCCGGGCCTGTGCGGCGGTCAGCCGCCTGATCGACACG
This genomic interval carries:
- a CDS encoding YbaB/EbfC family nucleoid-associated protein, which produces MTAQMHPQVAEALRQAQQFQSVLDDHLHRTDTGTFTAADETETVTVTLNGQLVLTDLTIEPGLLRLGAETVEERINGALQKAAAAATATNEAEEERLVTSLAEITGSLSSILGVT
- a CDS encoding ribonuclease J; protein product: MNEDLSPPGPLTAGGLRVTALGGISEIGRNMTVFEHLGRLLIIDCGVMFPTHDEPGVDLILPDLRHIEDRLDDIEALALTHAHEDHIGAIPFLLKLRPDIPVVGSKFTLAMVAAKCREHRIKPVFVEVKEGQSSHHGVFDCEYFAVNHSIPDALAIAVYTGAGTVLHTGDIKLDQTPLDGRPTDLPGMSRLGDAGVDLFLCDSTNSEHPGVGPSESEVGPTLHRLIRGAEGRVIVACFASNVDRVQQIIDAAVALGRRVAFVGRSMVRNMSIARDLGFLRVNDSDLIDIGAAEMMAPERVVLVTTGTQGEPMAALSRMSRGEHRSITLTAGDLVVLSSSLIPGNEEAVYGVIDALSKIGARVVTNAQARVHVSGHAYAGELLFLYNGVRPRNVMPVHGTWRMLRANAKLAATTGVPEESILLAENGVSVDLVGGRASIAGAVPVGMMFVDGLVTGDVGDITLGERLILSEGFVAVTVVVTRGTGRPAATPHLYSRGFSEDPKALEPVVRKVEEELEALVANNVTDPNRIAQGVRRTVGKWVGETYRRHPMIVPTVIEV
- the dapA gene encoding 4-hydroxy-tetrahydrodipicolinate synthase; translation: MSSVGFDARARLGTLLTAMVTPFAADGSLDTAAAVRVANHLVDAGCDGLVVSGTTGESPTTTDDEKLELLRVVLEAVGDRARVIAGAGTYDTAHSIKLAKACAAEGAHGLLVVTPYYSRPPQRGLIAHFTAVADATELPVLLYDIPPRSVVPIEPDTIRALAAHPNIVGIKDAKADLHSGGQIIAETGLAYYSGDDALNLPWLAMGGIGFISVISHLAAGQLRELLSAFNSGDVATARKINVSLAPLCNAMSRLGGVTLSKAGLRLQGIDVGDPRLPQVPATPEQIDALIADMRAASVLR
- the thyX gene encoding FAD-dependent thymidylate synthase, encoding MAETAPLRVQLIAKTEFLAPPDVPWSTDADGGPALVEFAGRACYQSWAKPNPKTATNAGYIKHIIDVGHFSVLEHANVSFYITGISRSLTHELIRHRHFSYSQLSQRYVPEVDSQIVVPPGLEDDPELEQILAAAADASRATYTELLAKLEAKFADQPNAVLRRKQARQAARAVLPNATETRIVVTGNYRAWRHFIAMRASEHADVEIRRLAIECLRQLGAVAPAVFADFEIAALADGTEVATSPLATEA
- a CDS encoding restriction endonuclease subunit S, translated to MKATLGEYLDFRTGSGSPARVPDGRFPVYGANGAIGYAAQSNASGPLIVLGRVGSYCGSVRYCDSDVWVTDNALVCRAKEPAETRYWYYALQTCRLGDHRAGSGQPLLNQAILRDVSVPTVPGRQRQRIAALLGAFDDKVAANERVIEAAERLMLALVEPVSDRVPLSILAQRCMVTRGPRQFDDVVAHFSLPAFDDGATPQRVEGASVKSGKLVLSEPCVLFAKMNPRIPRIWNVVQLPSEMAVASTEFVALKPNGVGTSALWAALRQPDVSQRLRQQVGGTSTSRQRVAPQDLMDVAVRDVRCLTADAAQTITGLGELCHARRSESLRLSGFRDALLPLLMSGQARLR
- a CDS encoding class I SAM-dependent DNA methyltransferase, whose translation is MATDKELKATLWKAAEKLRGSESASQYKEVILGLVFLNYASASRWNMLADNAKTANIGRLVNEAMDAVMAANPALAGTLPLIYENLDQRRLGELVHLLDGVTLRPQERPRDLMGQVYEYFLGNFARAEGKRGGEFFTPPSIVRLIVEVLEPAGGRVYDPCCGSGGMFVQTENFIAAHDGDPKDVRIYGQEGVEQTWRMAKLNLAIHGIDNAGLARGDTFVDDLHAGVAMDYVMANPPFNIKDWARDEHDPRWRFGVPAAGNANYAWIQHILAKLAPGGKAGVVMANGSMSSNTLGEADIRARIVDADLVSCMVALPAQLFRSTGIPVCLWFFATDKGDRSGQVLFVDARGLGHLVDRAERVLSDEDVVRIGDTYHGWCGSESAIAKGIGYQDIPGFCRSVSLDEITAAGYLLTPGRYVGTPAPGEDAEPADEKIARLTRELMAALDESARMETVVREQVRRLC
- a CDS encoding winged helix-turn-helix domain-containing protein; its protein translation is MSIRRLTAAQARRIAVAAQGFTEPRPGGEITRAHLRRLISRIQVLQLDSVSVAVRAHYAPVFSRLGPYDRDVLDRAAWGPRSSRLLAEYWAHEAALMAVDDWPLLRWRMRGYRHGRWGTHIVKANPQLADKIVDAVGELGPSTAGQIEAHLEAETPGPRGSWWGSRSDTKWVAEALFASGVLTTATRVGFARHYDLVERVLPADVLAREVDDADAIRELSLRAATALGVATEADIRDYFRLTAQQVKPAIAELVAAGEIERVQVDGWPAPAYLRAGRTVPRVDRGTALLCPFDPLIFFRPRVERLFNFHYRIEIYTPAAKRRYGYYVWPLLVDGQLMARVDLKADRTAGTLRVVGAFGEAGEDDRVPRSRVAAALAGELESMASWLGLGGFTVSGRGDLAAELRTAAKRVS